The Oncorhynchus masou masou isolate Uvic2021 unplaced genomic scaffold, UVic_Omas_1.1 unplaced_scaffold_5879, whole genome shotgun sequence genome contains the following window.
tatcctatacagcatcacagaggagtcatagtgtatcctatacagcatcacagaggagtcatagtatatcctatacagactagtgggtacagcatcacagaggagtcatagtatatcttATACTGACTAGTGAGTACAGCATCACATatgagtcatagtatatcctatacagcatcacagaggagtcatagtatatcttATACTGACTAGTGAGTACAGCATCACATatgagtcatagtatatcctatacagcatcacagaggagtcatagtatatcctatacagactagtgagtacagcatcacagaggagtcatagtatatcctatacagactagtgggtacagcatcacagaggagtcatagtatatcctatacagcatcacagaggagtcatagtatatcctatacagcatcacagaggagtcatagtatatcctatacaacatcacagaggagtgatagtatatcctatacagactagtgagtacagcatcacagaggagtcatagtatatcttATACTGACTAGTGAGTACAGCATCACATATGAGTCATAGTATAttctatacagcatcacagaggagtcatagtatatcctatacagactagtgagtacagcatcacagaggagtcatagtatatcctatacagcatcacagaggagtcatagtatatcctatacagactagtgggtacagcatcacagaggagtcatagtatatcctatacagcatcacagaggagtcatagtatatcctatacagcatcacagaggagtcatagtatatcctatacagcatcacagaggagtcatagtatatcctatacagactagtgggtacagcatcacagaggagtcatagtatatctatACAGcttcacagaggagtcatagtatatcctatacagcatcacagaggagtcatagtatatcctatacagactagtgggtacagcatcacagaggagtcatagtatatcctatacagactagtgggtacagcatcacagaggagtcatagtatatcctatacagcatcacagaggagtcatagtatatcctatacagactagtgggtacagcatcacagaggagtcatagtatatcctatacagcatcacagaggagtcatagtatatcctatacagactagtgggtacagcatctacagaggagtcatagtatatcctagacagcatcacagaggagtcatagtatatcctatacagcatcacagaggagtcatagtatatcctatacaacatcacagaggagtcatagtatatcctatacagactagtgagtacagcatcacagaggagtcatagtatatcctgtacagcatcacagaggagtcatagtatatcctatacagcatcacagaggagtcatagtatatcctatacagcatcacagaggagtcatagtatatcctatacagcatcacagacgagtcatagtatatcctatacagcatcacagaggagtcatagtatatcctatacagcatcacagaggagtcatagtatatcctatacagactagtggttacagcatcacagaggagctACCATGGTGTACCTAAGCTTCTTATCTGACCTGAGATTTCTCTGTTCCCTCAGATGACAACCCAAGCCCCACTTCTGACATTACCAGTCATAGTTCTGATGACTCCAGCCCTGACAATGGCCCTCGAGCCACCCCTGACAATGGCCCTAGAGCCACCCCTGACAATGGCCCTCGAGCCACCCCTGACAATGGCCCTAGAGCCACCCCTGACAATGGCCCTCGAGCCACCCCTGACAAGAACAACCCCCACCATAACAGCGACCCCAGGTCTGGCCCTGCCAGTGGAGGGGCATCGGACAAGGACCCTGCATccagagaggaagatgaggagggagaggagaggagcaccaAGATCTCAGCAAACCCAGGGACTAAGTCCAACAAGACCAAAGGCGGTCATCAGAGGCCGTTCCCCTGCTCTAGGTGTGGGAAGCGTTTATCCACCACTGTTAGCTTAGACAAACACCAGGTCATCCACACCCGACTGAGACC
Protein-coding sequences here:
- the LOC135536278 gene encoding zinc finger protein 467-like; the encoded protein is MCFEKKLKRPNSRVPWAQRRKEEEIWGVAHPSTGFFNVKKEEEEEAIVYPIQTNDNPSPTSDITSHSSDDSSPDNGPRATPDNGPRATPDNGPRATPDNGPRATPDNGPRATPDKNNPHHNSDPRSGPASGGASDKDPASREEDEEGEERSTKISANPGTKSNKTKGGHQRPFPCSRCGKRLSTTVSLDKHQVIHTRLRPYPCSVPACAKRFCSPAELKRHTLTHTGERPFPCPDCDKSFTILAALKTHQRTHTGERPYVCEVCGKVGSFIKSPLLIVCFYFFVI